A genome region from Bacteroidota bacterium includes the following:
- a CDS encoding glycosyltransferase gives MDLSIIIVSYNVKEFLRGAIVSVQRALAAGEVSGEIIIVDNASTDRSVEMVRQDFPDVRLFALEENLGFGRANNLAMRNARGEQFLLLNPDTVVGEDTLRVMLEFMRAHPDAGLAGCKLLNSDGSFQISCRRGFPTPWASFAKLFGLSRLMPNSKLVARYNLTYLPIDQTYEVDALSGAFIVMTRAAFEATRGFDEDYFMYGEDLDLCYRAKQAGFNVYYVHNTATVHFQGESSRRSSMNEVAVFYEAMHIFVKKNYPKSILFQALLRMGIAVRTSLAFVQKFRGAVLFVALDFIAVALGVVIACQLLLGDWLALPARDYPYALLLPPLIAVILIAALRGYNHAERRSSRQVVLAMPAMLISFSSLTYFFKEYPASRAIVLAVTVTASLLLLTSRLAMRLIDRIRWGGAQSASPMMRRTIIIGTNEEARRIAGLLKRTEFLRRYDVIGFIDRSLESLGDELLPGIAIRGDVNMLPRLVRDERIQEVIFASDTLSHTAMLETMQRVASEAPATRVNFNLVPSATDVLIGRQKIELLSKDPNSGLALMPVELNLHRISHRLAKRLLDLTVSGLALPVAAIRLLIVPRHQSDLATWREIFAGRLTLVSFASGEARAAYYSKPGLTSLAAVAAPRDARAEDIHQFDQYYARNHTLGMDCEILLKALLLRRDRASHPQ, from the coding sequence GTGGATCTTTCCATCATCATCGTCAGCTACAACGTCAAGGAGTTTCTCCGTGGCGCGATTGTGAGCGTCCAGCGCGCGCTAGCGGCCGGCGAAGTATCGGGAGAGATCATCATTGTTGATAATGCCTCTACGGACCGTAGCGTGGAAATGGTCCGGCAGGATTTTCCAGATGTTCGCCTCTTCGCGCTCGAAGAGAACCTCGGCTTCGGCCGCGCGAACAATCTGGCAATGCGGAATGCTCGCGGCGAACAATTTCTTCTCCTGAATCCAGATACCGTCGTTGGGGAAGACACGCTTCGTGTCATGCTCGAGTTTATGCGTGCACATCCGGATGCAGGACTTGCAGGATGCAAATTGCTCAATAGCGACGGGTCTTTCCAAATCAGTTGCCGCCGTGGCTTCCCAACTCCCTGGGCGAGTTTTGCGAAGCTATTTGGCCTCTCGCGGCTGATGCCAAACTCCAAATTGGTCGCCAGGTATAATCTTACATATCTTCCAATCGATCAGACCTATGAGGTGGATGCGCTCAGCGGTGCTTTCATCGTGATGACGCGAGCAGCCTTCGAAGCAACCAGGGGTTTCGACGAAGACTACTTCATGTATGGCGAAGACCTTGACCTGTGCTATCGTGCCAAGCAGGCCGGGTTCAATGTCTATTATGTACATAATACTGCCACGGTCCACTTCCAAGGCGAGTCTTCCAGACGAAGCTCGATGAATGAGGTCGCTGTCTTTTATGAGGCGATGCATATCTTCGTCAAGAAGAACTATCCGAAGTCCATACTCTTTCAGGCATTGTTGCGAATGGGCATTGCCGTTCGAACGAGCCTTGCATTTGTTCAGAAGTTTCGAGGGGCTGTACTGTTTGTCGCACTCGATTTCATTGCAGTCGCACTTGGCGTAGTCATCGCTTGCCAGCTCTTGCTTGGTGATTGGCTTGCGTTGCCGGCACGTGATTATCCCTATGCATTACTGTTGCCGCCATTGATTGCGGTGATCTTGATTGCAGCGCTTCGCGGATACAATCATGCAGAACGCCGGAGCTCCCGTCAGGTTGTGCTTGCCATGCCGGCGATGCTTATCAGCTTTTCCTCACTCACTTATTTTTTTAAGGAGTATCCCGCAAGCCGGGCCATCGTACTTGCGGTGACGGTCACAGCGAGTCTTCTCTTGCTCACCAGCCGTTTGGCGATGCGACTCATCGATCGAATTCGCTGGGGTGGCGCGCAGTCTGCCAGCCCGATGATGCGACGTACGATCATCATCGGCACGAATGAGGAAGCTCGGCGCATTGCTGGCTTGCTCAAGCGGACGGAATTCCTTCGTCGATATGATGTGATCGGATTCATCGATCGCTCGCTTGAATCGCTTGGTGATGAGCTGTTGCCAGGAATTGCGATCCGCGGCGATGTCAACATGCTCCCCCGATTGGTGCGCGACGAGCGAATTCAAGAGGTGATTTTCGCGAGCGACACGCTATCCCATACCGCTATGCTCGAAACGATGCAACGGGTGGCGAGTGAAGCGCCTGCGACGCGAGTAAATTTCAATCTCGTGCCATCCGCTACCGATGTACTGATCGGGCGTCAGAAAATTGAATTACTATCCAAGGATCCAAATAGCGGACTGGCACTGATGCCGGTCGAACTCAATCTTCATCGGATTTCCCACCGTTTGGCCAAACGGCTGCTCGATCTGACCGTCAGCGGACTTGCATTACCTGTGGCAGCGATTCGACTTCTCATCGTGCCCCGCCACCAAAGTGATTTGGCGACCTGGCGCGAGATTTTTGCTGGTCGGTTGACACTGGTCAGCTTTGCATCGGGTGAGGCTCGCGCCGCATATTATAGCAAGCCAGGTCTGACAAGCCTTGCGGCTGTCGCTGCGCCTCGGGATGCGCGCGCAGAGGACATCCATCAATTCGATCAGTATTATGCGCGCAATCACACACTCGGAATGGATTGCGAAATTCTGCTAAAAGCCCTCTTGCTGCGGCGCGACCGGGCCTCTCACCCACAATAA
- a CDS encoding acetyl-CoA carboxylase carboxyltransferase subunit alpha, with protein sequence MAKIVLEFEKPIEELEQKLEEMRSLSETVDLTSEIAAMSAKVEELRSEIYQNLTRWQRVQLARHPDRPYSLDYIMALSPDFVELHGDRSVRDDPAIVGGFGTLDEIGSVLWIGHQKGRDTKQNVYRNFGMPNPEGYRKALRLMKLAEKFGKPVITLLDTPGAFPGIEAEERGQAEAIARNLFEMARLKVPIIVVIIGEGASGGALGIGLGDRILMMENAWYSVISPESCSSILWRSWDYKEQAAEALKLTAIDMLSQGIIDRIIPEPLGGAHRAPETVFQSLKEILIEEISALHEVQRFGTASNLERRTEKFGCMGVWQEEAEVLPETMLAGMSEGSSLTSAN encoded by the coding sequence ATGGCGAAGATCGTACTCGAATTTGAAAAACCGATCGAAGAACTCGAGCAGAAACTCGAGGAAATGCGTAGCCTTTCCGAAACGGTCGATCTCACTAGTGAGATTGCCGCAATGTCCGCTAAAGTTGAAGAGCTGCGGTCGGAGATTTACCAGAACCTCACGCGCTGGCAACGCGTCCAGCTCGCACGTCATCCGGACCGGCCATATTCCCTCGATTATATCATGGCGTTGAGCCCAGATTTTGTCGAATTGCATGGAGATCGCTCTGTCCGGGACGACCCGGCAATCGTGGGTGGTTTTGGTACGCTTGACGAAATTGGGAGCGTCCTTTGGATCGGACATCAGAAAGGCCGAGACACAAAGCAAAATGTTTATCGGAATTTCGGCATGCCGAATCCGGAAGGATATCGAAAGGCACTTCGCTTGATGAAGCTGGCGGAAAAATTTGGCAAGCCCGTCATTACGCTGCTGGATACACCTGGCGCATTTCCAGGAATCGAGGCTGAGGAACGGGGACAAGCCGAGGCAATTGCGCGCAATCTCTTCGAGATGGCCCGCCTGAAAGTCCCTATTATTGTTGTCATCATCGGTGAAGGCGCCTCCGGAGGGGCGCTTGGGATCGGACTTGGCGATCGCATTTTGATGATGGAAAATGCGTGGTACAGCGTGATCTCACCTGAAAGTTGCTCTTCCATTCTTTGGCGTAGTTGGGACTATAAGGAGCAGGCCGCTGAAGCGCTCAAGCTCACGGCCATCGACATGCTCTCGCAAGGGATAATCGATCGCATTATTCCAGAGCCATTGGGTGGGGCGCATCGCGCTCCAGAAACGGTCTTTCAATCGCTTAAGGAGATTTTGATCGAGGAAATCTCTGCATTGCACGAGGTACAGCGCTTCGGGACAGCATCGAATCTCGAACGGCGCACTGAGAAGTTCGGCTGCATGGGGGTCTGGCAAGAGGAAGCTGAGGTCCTGCCAGAGACAATGCTTGCGGGTATGTCGGAAGGGTCTTCGTTGACATCGGCTAACTGA
- a CDS encoding DMT family transporter: MMRSNSRKARRLLPMAAIFSLPIVWGTTFAIVQRALGDVTPMAFVVIRFGLAGAFFLVISKPARRGAKLLLIAQTPHERRFRRDMIILGLAIGAGYIFQTIGLLTTTSAKSAFLTSTTVIWTPLLAWAMGRERLTPQLLVAVLATVAGIFFLTQPLRAEGFLIGDGLSLACALAFGVYIIVIDRAMLRAKEFAADEHEASIMVTSTQIIAGTIIFLICMPLIEVPRFHATTFSVGSLVYTGIIATCMTGYLQSRYQHHVTPTTASIIYMLEPVVAAAIAEIFLTERMGFLEMLGGGLIIIGVIIAQVKLPNTRGSTKS, from the coding sequence ATGATGCGCAGTAACTCGCGCAAAGCCCGCCGGCTCCTGCCGATGGCCGCCATCTTCTCGCTCCCGATTGTATGGGGTACGACCTTCGCCATTGTTCAGCGGGCACTTGGCGACGTGACACCAATGGCCTTCGTCGTCATCCGATTCGGTTTGGCGGGTGCATTCTTTCTCGTGATTTCCAAGCCGGCACGTCGAGGGGCCAAGTTGCTGCTCATTGCGCAGACTCCACATGAGCGTCGATTTCGCAGGGATATGATTATACTTGGGCTTGCTATTGGTGCGGGCTACATTTTTCAGACAATTGGTCTTCTGACGACCACCTCCGCTAAGTCGGCTTTTCTCACCTCGACAACGGTCATCTGGACGCCACTCTTAGCGTGGGCGATGGGTCGTGAGCGCCTCACGCCGCAACTTCTGGTTGCGGTACTGGCAACAGTTGCGGGTATTTTCTTCCTTACGCAACCACTTCGAGCCGAAGGATTCCTGATCGGGGACGGCCTTTCACTTGCTTGCGCTCTGGCGTTTGGTGTCTATATTATCGTGATCGATCGCGCAATGTTGAGGGCCAAAGAATTTGCCGCGGATGAGCATGAGGCATCGATTATGGTGACTTCTACTCAAATTATTGCCGGGACGATAATCTTTCTCATCTGTATGCCCTTGATCGAGGTTCCACGCTTTCATGCCACCACCTTTAGCGTCGGATCGCTCGTTTATACAGGGATTATCGCAACCTGCATGACAGGATATTTGCAGAGCCGCTACCAGCACCATGTGACGCCAACGACGGCCTCGATCATCTACATGCTTGAGCCGGTCGTCGCCGCTGCTATCGCTGAAATATTTCTCACTGAACGAATGGGTTTTCTTGAAATGTTGGGCGGAGGGTTAATAATTATTGGTGTAATAATTGCGCAGGTGAAATTGCCGAATACTCGGGGTTCTACAAAGAGCTAA
- a CDS encoding biopolymer transporter Tol, with protein MLRATRHSLIRSFILWAPWAICMLWIRPAAAQVGTSFGKNKVEYKHFDWHYLQSPHFDIYFYQGGRELAEFAADHAEMALDSIERVMKYDITNRIAILIYNSHNDFQQTNAVGEFLPEGVGGVTELLKNRVVLPFEGDFELFRHVIHHELTHAVVNDMFVGGTYQSLLTGGGMEIPSWMNEGLAEYNSLHGLDIETDMYMRDAVLNDAVPPLTRLGGYVQYRVGQTMYWYIDQRYGPDKVGELLQRIKTSRSVEAGFRSTFGMTIPEFGDKFLEGLKVLYYPDIARYADPNDYAETLADHKKLDDFMNVSPEISPQGDLVAFISDRSGYYDVYVQSLTQPSSIKKILNGGGASANFEELHLLTPGLSWSPDARRLALASKAGETDAIFLLDVNGENQQRLPNIDLDGIQGLKWSPDGKYIAVIGIKDGQSDLYLYDIEHKQLRNLTDDVFADHEPTWTADSKSIYFTSERENNLVSGQYPIQRTAGVNFESPNREIYRYDMATNAIVRITTTPNANEYYPALTQDNHLFYISDANGINNIYLANADGSNAHPITNSVSKIDQISISNDGTKLCFSTMHKGGYDLFTLRNPIDRHIDTLGLTEYRKNNGGRLVSRIDTSLKAGNQPDSAKGYGNVGVDLHDYVFSQNPAEERGTHGTRDHRAPASVVTNFKDSTGHYIVHEYKTVFSPDVIIGSAGYTGYYGLQGTTQMLFSDELGNQQIFFATNLILDLRNSDYILAYYNLSNRINWGLQGYHSAAFLQETSDPDAPNEILPIARFTSTGLAGMASYPLNRFTRFDFSVTGALFQKDLIVSENVPTKNAYAIFPQVNYVHDDALYSYFYPIGGTRFNFGIAAAPQFGSDWLGFVTPTMDLRRYLKITSTFSLATRVAGAASFGPTPQHFFIGGVDNWINRFYKTQGFPINSPQDFAFFTPGLPLRGFAYDERIGTHYAMANIELRYPFPISVAGFPLAFFGDSFIDAGTAWNNQVYLFQRAGDGSWITRDLLMSAGTGIRTYLLGFYTHFDIAWTTNLASWSHPNYIISLGEDF; from the coding sequence ATGTTACGCGCGACACGTCATTCTCTCATTCGCTCATTCATCCTTTGGGCTCCATGGGCCATTTGCATGCTCTGGATTCGCCCTGCTGCGGCCCAGGTCGGCACATCGTTCGGCAAGAATAAGGTCGAATACAAACATTTTGACTGGCACTACCTCCAGTCGCCGCATTTCGATATCTACTTTTATCAGGGCGGCCGCGAGTTGGCAGAGTTTGCGGCGGATCATGCGGAAATGGCGCTTGACTCAATTGAACGCGTGATGAAGTATGACATTACGAATCGAATCGCTATCCTGATTTACAATTCTCACAACGATTTTCAGCAAACGAACGCCGTTGGAGAATTTCTACCTGAGGGAGTAGGTGGTGTCACAGAGCTTTTGAAGAACCGCGTGGTTCTTCCGTTCGAAGGGGATTTTGAATTATTCCGGCATGTCATTCATCATGAGTTGACCCACGCCGTCGTCAACGACATGTTTGTCGGAGGTACATATCAGTCCTTGCTAACGGGTGGAGGAATGGAAATTCCATCCTGGATGAACGAGGGCCTGGCGGAATACAATTCGCTCCATGGTTTGGACATCGAGACCGATATGTACATGCGTGATGCCGTGCTGAACGATGCGGTTCCGCCACTTACGCGCCTTGGCGGATATGTGCAGTATCGAGTCGGACAAACGATGTATTGGTATATCGATCAGCGATATGGCCCTGATAAAGTCGGAGAACTATTGCAGCGCATCAAGACGAGTCGTTCCGTCGAGGCTGGCTTCCGATCGACGTTTGGGATGACGATTCCCGAATTCGGCGACAAATTCCTGGAAGGCCTGAAGGTCCTATATTATCCCGACATTGCGCGCTATGCGGATCCGAATGACTATGCGGAAACCTTGGCGGACCACAAGAAGCTCGACGATTTTATGAATGTCTCCCCAGAGATTTCCCCACAAGGGGATCTCGTCGCATTCATCAGCGATCGGAGTGGGTACTACGATGTTTACGTACAGAGCTTGACACAGCCGAGCTCCATCAAAAAGATTTTGAATGGTGGCGGAGCGAGCGCGAATTTCGAAGAGTTGCATCTGCTTACGCCCGGTTTGAGTTGGTCGCCGGATGCGCGGCGCCTGGCGCTTGCCTCGAAGGCCGGCGAGACCGATGCGATTTTTTTGCTCGACGTCAATGGCGAAAATCAGCAGCGCTTGCCGAATATCGATCTCGATGGAATTCAGGGACTCAAGTGGTCCCCCGATGGCAAATATATCGCTGTTATCGGGATTAAAGACGGTCAGAGTGATTTGTATCTCTATGACATCGAGCACAAGCAGCTTCGAAATCTTACCGATGATGTCTTCGCCGATCATGAACCAACCTGGACAGCTGATTCGAAGTCGATCTATTTTACCAGTGAGCGAGAGAATAATCTCGTATCGGGTCAGTATCCCATCCAGCGTACTGCTGGTGTAAACTTCGAAAGTCCAAACCGGGAGATTTATCGCTATGACATGGCGACCAACGCTATCGTGCGGATTACCACGACGCCGAATGCAAATGAGTATTATCCTGCACTGACGCAGGATAATCATCTCTTTTATATTAGCGATGCCAATGGGATCAATAATATTTATCTGGCAAATGCCGATGGCTCGAACGCTCACCCCATCACGAATTCCGTATCGAAGATCGATCAAATCTCAATCTCGAATGATGGGACCAAGCTCTGTTTTTCAACGATGCACAAGGGCGGATACGATCTCTTTACATTACGGAATCCCATCGATCGTCACATCGATACCCTTGGTCTAACCGAATACCGTAAGAACAACGGTGGACGTCTCGTTTCTCGGATCGATACGTCGCTCAAGGCCGGCAACCAACCAGATTCAGCAAAGGGCTATGGGAATGTCGGTGTCGATTTGCATGATTATGTCTTTAGCCAGAACCCCGCTGAAGAACGTGGCACGCATGGCACGCGCGATCATCGCGCACCGGCCTCCGTCGTGACAAACTTCAAGGATTCGACCGGACACTATATCGTCCATGAATACAAGACGGTATTTTCGCCTGACGTTATCATTGGCTCTGCTGGCTATACCGGCTACTACGGTTTGCAGGGCACGACGCAGATGCTCTTCTCGGACGAACTCGGCAATCAGCAGATCTTCTTTGCCACTAATCTGATTCTGGATCTCCGCAATTCAGATTATATTCTGGCATACTACAATTTGTCGAATCGCATCAATTGGGGTTTGCAGGGATATCACAGCGCAGCCTTCTTGCAGGAAACCTCCGATCCTGATGCCCCAAACGAAATTCTTCCAATCGCCCGCTTTACTTCGACGGGTCTGGCGGGAATGGCCTCGTATCCATTGAATCGCTTTACGCGTTTCGATTTTTCGGTAACGGGTGCCCTATTCCAGAAAGATCTTATCGTTTCTGAGAATGTGCCGACGAAGAATGCCTACGCGATTTTTCCGCAGGTGAATTATGTCCATGATGACGCGCTCTACAGTTACTTCTATCCGATCGGCGGAACGCGATTTAATTTTGGCATTGCCGCTGCCCCGCAATTCGGAAGTGACTGGCTCGGATTCGTAACACCCACGATGGATCTTCGCCGCTATCTGAAGATCACGAGCACCTTCTCACTTGCGACTCGAGTGGCCGGTGCCGCAAGCTTCGGTCCCACGCCACAGCACTTCTTTATTGGCGGCGTCGACAATTGGATTAACCGGTTCTACAAAACTCAAGGCTTTCCAATCAACTCACCACAGGACTTCGCCTTTTTCACACCGGGTTTGCCGCTTCGAGGATTTGCCTATGATGAGCGGATCGGCACGCACTATGCGATGGCGAATATTGAATTGCGCTACCCATTCCCGATTAGTGTTGCAGGATTCCCGCTTGCATTCTTTGGCGATTCTTTCATCGATGCTGGAACCGCCTGGAATAATCAAGTCTATCTCTTCCAGCGGGCAGGCGATGGCAGTTGGATAACCCGCGATCTCCTGATGTCGGCCGGAACGGGTATCCGAACATATCTTCTCGGATTTTACACGCACTTCGACATTGCCTGGACCACCAATCTGGCATCGTGGTCCCATCCGAACTATATTATTTCGCTCGGCGAGGATTTCTAA
- a CDS encoding Ser-Thr-rich GPI-anchored membrane family protein: MTKSTYILIFQLALIVPVALAQAQSVFLTPAGGEEIAAGSTQTITWNKDLAKGMLTLSLWDGGHAKWNTIFANVPSEEGHIAWSVPANLAGKRFRIKLSSTDSLHGSGLTRTFFTITQPPPAPHIEKAEKFAKLSAVRVHPNPARDQALICIDEIAAGEPFIAEVVSMTGEHIATLYDATPEADLGLCHRLDCSHLAAGTYFVRIANSTQGRTVKFEVAR, encoded by the coding sequence ATGACGAAAAGTACATACATCCTCATTTTTCAGTTGGCTCTGATTGTGCCAGTTGCACTCGCTCAAGCGCAATCAGTTTTCCTCACGCCGGCGGGCGGCGAGGAGATCGCGGCGGGATCGACGCAGACGATCACATGGAACAAAGATTTAGCCAAAGGTATGCTCACGCTCTCGTTGTGGGATGGTGGTCACGCGAAGTGGAACACTATCTTCGCGAACGTGCCTTCGGAGGAAGGACATATCGCGTGGTCCGTTCCTGCGAATCTCGCGGGCAAGCGGTTCCGCATCAAGCTTTCGTCAACGGACTCGCTGCATGGCTCCGGTCTCACGCGGACGTTCTTTACCATTACTCAGCCACCCCCCGCCCCTCACATTGAAAAGGCGGAGAAGTTCGCGAAGCTCTCAGCCGTTCGCGTTCATCCCAATCCCGCACGCGATCAGGCGCTGATCTGCATCGATGAGATAGCGGCTGGCGAGCCGTTCATCGCCGAAGTAGTCAGCATGACCGGCGAGCATATCGCTACGCTCTACGATGCGACGCCCGAAGCCGATCTCGGTCTGTGCCATCGTCTGGATTGCTCGCACCTCGCAGCCGGGACCTATTTCGTCCGCATCGCGAATTCGACACAGGGCCGGACGGTGAAGTTTGAAGTGGCGCGGTAG